A genomic region of Elephas maximus indicus isolate mEleMax1 chromosome 10, mEleMax1 primary haplotype, whole genome shotgun sequence contains the following coding sequences:
- the CPNE6 gene encoding copine-6 produces the protein MSNPEMGWVPEPPAMTLGASRVELRVSCHGLLDRDTLTKPHPCVLLKLYSDEQWLEVERTEVLRSCSSPVFSRVLALEYFFEEKQPLQFHVYDAEDGATSPRNDTFLGSTECTLGQIVSQTKVTKPLLLKNGKTAGKSTITIVAEEVSGTNDYVQLSFRAHKLDNKDLFSKSDPFMEIYKTNGDQNDQLVWRTEVVKNNLNPSWEPFRLSLHSLCSCDVHRPLKFLVYDYDSSGKHDFIGEFTSSFQEMQEGTAKPGQEMQWDCINPKYRDKKKNYKSSGTVVLAQCTVEKVHTFLDYIMGGCQISFTVAIDFTASNGDPRSSQSLHCLSPRQPNHYLQALRAVGGICQDYDSDKRFPAFGFGARIPPNFEVSHDFAINFDPENPECEEISGVIISYRRCLPQIQLYGPTNVAPIINRVAEPAQREQSTGQATKYSVLLVLTDGVVSDMAETRAAIVHASRLPMSIIIVGVGNADFSDMRLLDGDDGPLRCPRGVPAARDIVQFVPFRDFKDAPPSALAKCVLAEVPRQVVEYYASQGISPGAPRPCTPAKTSSPSP, from the exons ATGTCGAACCCTGAGATGGGATGGGTGCCTGAGCCCCCAGCCATGACACTGGGGGCCTCGAGGGTGGAGCTGCGGGTGTCTTGCCATGGCCTCTTGGACCGAGACACACTCACCAAGCCCCACCCCTGCGTGCTGCTCAAGCTCTACTCTGATGAGCAGTGGTTGGAG GTGGAGCGCACAGAGGTGCTGCGCTCCTGCTCTAGCCCCGTCTTCTCCCGGGTGCTGGCCCTCGAGTACTTTTTTGAGGAAAAGCAGCCCCTGCAGTTCCACGTATATGACGCTGAGGATGGAGCCACCAGCCCCCGGAATGACACCTTCCTCGGCTCTACGGAGTGCACCTTGGGCCAG aTTGTGTCACAAACCAAGGTCACTAAGCCATTACTGCTGAAGAATGGGAAGACAGCGGGCAAGTCCACCATCACG ATTGTGGCCGAGGAGGTGTCTGGCACCAATGACTATGTGCAACTCAGCTTCAGAGCCCATAAGCTGGACAACAAG GATCTGTTCAGCAAGTCTGACCCTTTCATGGAGATCTATAAAACCAATGGAGATCAGAATGACCAGCTGGTCTGGAGGACTGAG GTGGTGAAGAACAACCTGAACCCCAGTTGGGAGCCCTTCCGCCTGTCCCTACACTCCCTATGCAGCTGTGATGTCCACCGGCCTCTCAAG TTCCTGGTGTATGACTATGACTCCAGTGGGAAGCATGACTTCATCGGCGAGTTCACCAGTAGCTTCCAGGAGatgcaggaagggacagcaaaACCTGGGCAGGAG ATGCAGTGGGACTGTATCAACCCCAAGTACCGGGACAAGAAGAAGAATTACAAGAGCTCAGGAACCGTAGTGCTGGCCCAGTGCACG GTGGAGAAGGTACACACCTTCCTGGACTACATAATGGGCGGCTGCCAGATCAGCTTCACG GTGGCCATTGACTTCACCGCCTCCAATGGGGAcccaaggagcagccagtccCTACACTGCCTCAGCCCCCGCCAGCCCAACCACTACCTGCAGGCCTTGCGTGCTGTTGGAGGTATCTGCCAGGACTATGACAG TGATAAACGGTTCCCAGCATTTGGCTTTGGGGCTCGAATCCCCCCCAACTTCGAG GTGTCCCATGACTTTGCTATCAACTTTGACCCAGAAAATCCTGAATGTGAAG AGATCTCGGGGGTCATCATTTCCTACCGTCGCTGCCTGCCCCAGATCCAGCTCTATGGTCCCACCAATGTGGCTCCTATCATCAACCGCGTGGCTGAGCCAGCCCAGCGGGAGCAGAGCACTGGCCAAGCCACG AAGTACTCAGTGCTGCTTGTGCTCACGGATGGCGTGGTGAGCGACATGGCCGAGACCCGCGCTGCCATCGTGCACGCTTCCCGCCTTCCCATGTCCATCATCATCGTGGGAGTGGGCAATGCTGACTTCTCGGACATGCGGCTGCTGGACGGCGACGACGGTCCCTTGCGCTGCCCCCGAGGGGTGCCCGCGGCCCGTGACATCGTCCA